A single Methylomonas sp. AM2-LC DNA region contains:
- a CDS encoding sigma-54 dependent transcriptional regulator, translating into MTLLAFDELQSRSLSHSVRATALVFEDPVSRRLLDQIERIAPSDATVLIIGETGTGKELVARHVHALSKRSQKTFGALNCAALSENLIESELFGHEKGAFTGAQSTKDGWFETANKGSLFLDEVGDLPLGLQAKLLRVLQEREVVKVGSRQPVPVDVRIIAATNVNLEEAVAASHFRADLYYRFNVATLHLSPLRDRPGDILPLTQHFLKIYGDRLGYGEIKLSPATELALLNYDWPGNIRELENAIHRALLVCPGNRLRPEDFKLSGVRTLESNPAVSTTSLESALQRLCEQAPPKLFEIIEETVIRTAFDFCEENQVQTAKLLDISRNVLRHKLGLYGMLSTTPKKLTDEEAIISD; encoded by the coding sequence ATGACATTATTAGCCTTTGACGAACTGCAATCACGTTCATTATCACATTCCGTACGTGCCACAGCTCTAGTCTTTGAAGATCCCGTCTCAAGACGTCTGCTAGATCAGATTGAGCGGATTGCGCCAAGTGATGCTACAGTATTGATTATCGGTGAAACGGGTACTGGTAAAGAATTAGTAGCCAGACATGTACATGCACTGAGCAAACGCAGTCAAAAAACTTTTGGCGCTTTAAATTGTGCGGCATTAAGCGAAAACTTAATTGAAAGCGAATTATTTGGACATGAAAAAGGCGCATTTACGGGGGCCCAATCAACTAAAGACGGTTGGTTTGAAACAGCAAACAAAGGCAGCCTGTTTCTCGATGAGGTGGGTGATTTACCCTTGGGTTTACAGGCCAAATTATTACGGGTTTTGCAGGAACGGGAAGTGGTAAAAGTCGGCTCTCGACAACCAGTACCTGTGGATGTGAGAATTATCGCAGCCACCAATGTCAATCTGGAAGAGGCTGTCGCTGCTTCGCATTTTCGTGCCGATCTCTATTACCGCTTCAATGTAGCAACCCTGCATCTGTCGCCATTACGTGATAGACCTGGCGACATATTACCCTTAACGCAACATTTTTTAAAAATCTATGGTGATCGTCTAGGCTATGGCGAAATAAAACTATCACCCGCCACAGAGCTGGCTTTGTTAAATTACGATTGGCCCGGCAATATCCGCGAACTTGAAAATGCGATACATCGTGCGCTGTTAGTTTGCCCCGGCAATCGATTACGTCCAGAAGATTTTAAGCTATCTGGAGTTAGAACTCTGGAGTCAAATCCTGCAGTATCAACTACCTCTTTAGAAAGTGCTTTACAACGGCTTTGCGAACAAGCACCACCTAAATTATTCGAGATAATCGAAGAAACAGTTATCCGCACGGCATTTGATTTTTGCGAAGAGAATCAAGTACAAACAGCCAAATTACTGGATATCAGCCGAAATGTGCTACGGCATAAACTGGGGCTTTACGGTATGCTGTCAACCACACCCAAAAAACTGACTGATGAGGAAGCGATAATCTCTGATTGA
- the eutC gene encoding ethanolamine ammonia-lyase subunit EutC, translating to MMHDPWFNLRDFTQARIAQGRVGSGIPSQALLDFQIAHAAARDAVHQAWDMDDFARQVKSLNLHPLCLRTSVNNRVEYLQRPDKGRCLHAESRQVLLASAHPEVDVLLIFSNGLSSTAIHSHGFALLKAIYTVFQESAFSLGPICLLPDARVAVADEIGALLNARLTIMIIGERPGLSAADSLGAYLTLKPRVGNTDAERNCLSNIRPPEGLSYTLAASKLCYLANAALQCGYSGVALKDGMHIPIMHSFTLE from the coding sequence ATGATGCATGATCCCTGGTTTAATTTACGTGATTTTACACAGGCCAGAATTGCACAAGGCCGGGTGGGGAGTGGTATACCAAGCCAAGCCTTGCTGGATTTTCAAATAGCCCATGCGGCTGCAAGAGATGCGGTACATCAAGCTTGGGATATGGATGATTTTGCCAGGCAGGTAAAAAGCCTGAATTTACATCCGTTGTGTTTAAGAACATCTGTCAATAATAGGGTAGAATATTTACAACGACCTGATAAAGGACGCTGTTTGCATGCGGAGAGTCGCCAAGTGTTGTTAGCTTCTGCTCACCCTGAAGTGGATGTATTGTTAATTTTTAGTAATGGTTTATCCTCTACAGCTATACACAGCCACGGCTTTGCTTTATTAAAGGCTATCTATACGGTATTTCAAGAAAGCGCTTTCAGTTTGGGGCCTATTTGTTTATTGCCAGATGCCAGAGTCGCTGTAGCAGATGAAATCGGAGCGCTACTTAATGCGCGTCTAACTATTATGATTATTGGCGAGCGTCCCGGTTTAAGTGCGGCAGATAGTTTGGGTGCTTATCTAACTTTAAAGCCTAGGGTGGGAAATACCGATGCCGAGCGGAATTGTTTATCCAATATCCGTCCGCCAGAAGGTTTAAGTTACACTCTAGCGGCTAGTAAATTATGCTATCTGGCAAATGCTGCATTGCAATGTGGCTATTCAGGCGTCGCTCTAAAAGATGGTATGCACATACCCATTATGCATTCATTCACGTTAGAATAA
- a CDS encoding response regulator transcription factor — MLTNIRAEFTADIVLIDAKKLDEDDKLLDIFIRQESHFLIVGVNWSEQRQIEAMVKGASGYCEAFESAEIVNRAVECILAGDIWIQRCLVPKIISALTQTRRSHGAVAKTVNVEELMKMFLSLSTREIEVANLIQIGECNKNIALALDISERTVKAHLSSIFRKLEVVDRLQLAIFLKEIEQYRHQAKMT; from the coding sequence ATGTTGACTAATATTCGCGCGGAATTTACAGCTGACATTGTACTTATTGATGCTAAAAAGCTGGATGAAGATGATAAGTTGTTAGACATTTTTATCAGACAAGAAAGTCACTTTCTTATTGTGGGAGTTAATTGGTCGGAACAGCGGCAGATAGAAGCAATGGTGAAAGGGGCATCGGGTTACTGTGAAGCTTTCGAATCTGCTGAAATTGTTAATAGAGCTGTTGAATGTATTTTGGCTGGTGATATATGGATACAGCGCTGTTTGGTACCTAAAATTATTTCTGCGTTGACACAAACACGTCGCTCACATGGGGCGGTAGCCAAAACGGTCAATGTAGAAGAGCTCATGAAAATGTTTCTGTCTTTATCAACCAGAGAGATTGAAGTTGCAAATCTGATACAAATTGGTGAATGCAATAAGAATATCGCTTTGGCATTAGATATCTCAGAACGCACCGTTAAAGCGCATCTGTCATCCATTTTTAGAAAGCTAGAAGTCGTAGATCGCTTGCAATTAGCTATCTTTTTAAAAGAAATAGAGCAGTATCGACATCAGGCAAAAATGACTTAG
- a CDS encoding ethanolamine ammonia-lyase subunit EutB, translating to MSYTASIKGKSFTFRDLRQLMAKASPRRSADELAGLAAESELERAVAQLILADVPLQQFIEQPLLAPEVDEVSRLILEQQDAVAFSPVHSFSVGEFRDWLLTDNSDLSAISPGLTPEMVAAVCKIMRNQDLIAVAKRCRVVSRFRSTIGLPGRLSSRLQPNHPTDDPRGIAASILDGLLYGSGDAVIGINPATDNLDNVYHLLKLLDDIIHQHQIPTQACVLAHVTTSMQLMQRGAPIDLVFQSIAGTQAANRSFGIDLNILREAKAMATSLGRNPHTEQLMYFETGQGSALSANAHHGMDAQTCEARAYAVAREFSPFLVNSVVGFIGPEYLYDGKQIIRAGLEDHFCGKLLGLPMGCDICYTNHAEADQHDMDNLLTLLGVAGCHFIMGIPGADDVMLAYQSTSFHDCLYLRQVLGLKPAPEFEDWLDKMGIFNGQNSLAETRFKTPLLNNFTIGNK from the coding sequence ATGAGTTATACAGCCAGTATAAAAGGTAAAAGCTTCACTTTTCGCGATTTACGCCAGTTAATGGCTAAGGCATCACCACGCCGCTCAGCAGATGAATTGGCCGGTTTGGCCGCTGAATCAGAGTTGGAGCGGGCAGTAGCACAACTGATATTGGCTGACGTACCCTTGCAACAGTTTATTGAGCAACCTTTATTGGCACCAGAGGTGGATGAAGTCTCGCGACTGATATTAGAGCAACAGGATGCTGTCGCTTTTTCACCTGTACACAGTTTTAGTGTAGGTGAGTTTCGCGATTGGCTGTTAACGGACAACAGTGATTTATCTGCTATTAGTCCTGGATTAACACCAGAAATGGTCGCCGCAGTATGCAAGATAATGCGTAATCAGGATTTGATAGCCGTGGCAAAACGCTGCCGAGTGGTAAGTCGTTTTCGCTCGACAATTGGCTTACCGGGTCGGTTGTCCAGTCGTTTGCAGCCTAATCATCCCACGGATGATCCGCGCGGAATTGCTGCCAGTATTTTAGATGGTTTGTTATATGGAAGTGGTGATGCTGTGATTGGTATTAACCCTGCCACAGATAATCTGGATAATGTGTATCATTTGCTCAAGTTGCTGGATGACATCATTCATCAGCATCAAATACCTACACAAGCTTGTGTACTTGCACATGTGACTACCTCTATGCAGTTAATGCAACGTGGCGCACCCATTGATCTGGTGTTTCAATCTATAGCCGGAACTCAAGCCGCTAATCGTAGTTTTGGTATTGACTTAAATATATTAAGAGAAGCCAAAGCAATGGCAACTTCTTTAGGACGTAATCCCCATACTGAGCAACTCATGTATTTTGAAACCGGGCAGGGAAGTGCTTTATCTGCAAATGCACATCATGGTATGGATGCACAAACTTGCGAAGCCAGAGCTTACGCTGTGGCGCGTGAATTTTCGCCATTTCTGGTGAATAGTGTGGTTGGTTTTATTGGGCCGGAATATCTTTATGATGGCAAGCAGATTATCCGTGCGGGTCTCGAAGATCATTTTTGTGGAAAATTGCTAGGTTTGCCTATGGGGTGTGATATCTGTTATACCAATCATGCCGAGGCAGACCAGCATGATATGGATAATTTGTTAACTTTGTTAGGTGTGGCGGGTTGTCATTTTATAATGGGCATTCCGGGTGCTGATGATGTGATGCTGGCGTACCAGAGTACTTCATTTCATGATTGTCTCTATTTGCGACAGGTGCTGGGGCTTAAGCCCGCGCCTGAGTTTGAGGATTGGCTGGATAAGATGGGTATTTTTAATGGACAGAACAGCTTAGCTGAAACGCGGTTTAAAACACCTTTGCTCAATAATTTTACTATCGGTAATAAATGA
- a CDS encoding PatB family C-S lyase, translating into MNKYDFDQIHERRGTDSLKWQAYGSGVLPLWVADMDFQAPPEVLRALHARINHGVFGYGGVKAELAKTICNRLWQNYRWEVTPDQLVFLPGLVSGLNVVAKAVCTPNSGVLVQTPVYPPFLSAAANQGLKLDIAELDVIASGPILHYRIDFNALVSAIQPHTRLFMLCNPHNPVGRSYDRDELQRIAEICLRHDLVICSDEIHCELQLDDTEHIPIASLSPELAECCITLMAPSKTFNIAGLYSGFAIIQNPSLRKQVHAVMAGLVPEINLLGLTAALAAYNECEQWRTELLAYLKGNRDFVVSYIAEHLPMLRTTIPESTYLAWIDCQEAGFTGNPHTFFVQQAGVALNDGEPFGPGGSGFVRLNFGCPRSTLTQALEQMRTALK; encoded by the coding sequence ATGAACAAATACGATTTTGACCAAATACATGAACGAAGAGGTACCGATAGTTTAAAGTGGCAAGCTTATGGAAGCGGGGTATTGCCATTATGGGTTGCCGATATGGATTTTCAAGCACCCCCTGAGGTTTTACGTGCCTTACATGCTCGAATCAACCATGGGGTATTTGGCTATGGTGGTGTAAAGGCAGAGCTAGCTAAAACCATCTGCAACCGTCTTTGGCAGAATTACCGCTGGGAAGTCACCCCAGATCAGCTGGTATTTCTGCCAGGTTTAGTTAGCGGGCTTAATGTTGTTGCAAAAGCAGTTTGCACGCCCAATAGTGGTGTTTTAGTGCAAACACCCGTTTATCCACCTTTTTTAAGCGCCGCAGCCAATCAGGGTTTAAAACTGGATATAGCGGAGTTAGATGTGATAGCCAGCGGGCCCATATTGCATTACCGGATCGACTTCAATGCATTAGTGAGTGCTATTCAACCGCATACGCGCTTGTTTATGCTGTGTAATCCGCATAATCCTGTAGGCCGCAGTTATGATCGCGATGAACTGCAGCGAATTGCCGAAATTTGTTTGCGACACGATCTGGTTATCTGTTCGGATGAAATACATTGTGAACTTCAACTGGATGATACTGAACATATTCCGATAGCCAGCCTGTCTCCTGAACTGGCTGAATGTTGTATTACACTCATGGCACCCAGCAAAACCTTTAATATTGCCGGCCTCTATTCCGGCTTTGCCATTATTCAAAATCCCAGTTTACGTAAGCAAGTTCACGCGGTTATGGCTGGACTGGTTCCAGAGATAAATTTATTGGGTTTGACAGCGGCTTTAGCCGCCTATAACGAATGTGAGCAATGGCGTACTGAATTGTTGGCTTATTTAAAAGGTAACCGAGATTTTGTTGTGTCTTATATCGCAGAACATTTGCCAATGTTGCGTACAACTATTCCAGAAAGTACATATTTAGCTTGGATCGATTGCCAGGAAGCGGGTTTTACCGGCAATCCACATACTTTTTTTGTTCAACAGGCGGGTGTAGCGCTGAACGATGGAGAGCCATTCGGTCCCGGAGGAAGTGGTTTTGTACGACTCAATTTTGGTTGTCCGCGTAGTACCTTGACACAAGCGCTGGAACAGATGCGCACCGCGTTAAAGTAA